The Spirochaetota bacterium genome has a segment encoding these proteins:
- a CDS encoding transcriptional coactivator p15/PC4 family protein → MSVIIKDIKKNNNEIIRIEVSEFKGRELINVRIWYQAIDSGSGDLVYKPTQKGITLNIAEFEELKDGIEKLGNYIQDQLTGNKPKQPGEEKPDKEKKAKAEKKEKKEAEVEDDVDD, encoded by the coding sequence ATGTCAGTAATTATCAAAGACATTAAAAAGAATAACAATGAAATAATTCGTATCGAGGTATCGGAATTCAAGGGTCGTGAGCTGATCAATGTGAGAATATGGTATCAGGCCATCGACAGCGGCAGCGGCGACCTGGTATACAAACCGACGCAAAAAGGAATTACACTGAATATAGCTGAATTTGAAGAGCTCAAGGATGGGATTGAAAAACTCGGTAACTATATACAGGATCAGCTTACCGGCAACAAGCCGAAGCAGCCGGGGGAAGAAAAGCCGGATAAAGAAAAAAAAGCAAAGGCTGAGAAAAAAGAAAAAAAGGAAGCTGAAGTTGAGGATGATGTTGATGATTAA
- a CDS encoding SpoIIE family protein phosphatase, which translates to MTLNLDYLNLEWNILVIDDSKLNRAIIKNTLSELNMKVDEAVDGIDGLNALKNKKYDLILVDIIMPKLDGFGFLSKFKEIIGNNFVPAILMTGSDDLNSKIKGLRIGADDFLLKPLNEKELTARVLSLLRLKSVHSELYEKNLQIKKELDIAKRIQQFIIPKDFSPIPYPAVSGCYLPIEDIGGDFYDCYSLPNDRYGFLIADVTGHGIPAALVMSMAKMIFSIYSSRYDSPHSLFESVNEQMNGLLLDTQYITAFLVFYDSKAKTIHYSNAGHTRALYYRASKKKVHALDTKGFFIGLAKDTSYEEKMLPVEPGDKLLLYTDGISEIKNYEGEEFGETRLAKFISEKFSIKGDGFCKALLDEVKSFSPLENRVDDIAFLNIEF; encoded by the coding sequence ATGACACTGAATCTCGATTATCTGAATCTTGAATGGAACATCCTTGTTATTGACGATAGCAAGCTTAACAGGGCCATCATCAAAAATACTCTTTCTGAACTTAACATGAAAGTTGATGAAGCTGTCGACGGCATTGACGGCCTCAACGCGCTGAAGAATAAGAAATATGATCTCATCCTTGTCGATATCATCATGCCGAAGCTGGATGGCTTCGGTTTTTTGTCAAAATTCAAGGAGATCATAGGAAACAATTTCGTCCCTGCCATCTTAATGACCGGTTCCGATGACCTCAATTCAAAAATCAAGGGTCTCCGCATCGGCGCAGACGATTTTCTATTGAAGCCTCTTAATGAAAAAGAACTGACGGCGCGGGTGCTCTCGCTCCTCCGTCTGAAAAGTGTTCACAGCGAGTTGTATGAAAAAAATCTCCAGATCAAAAAGGAGCTTGATATAGCGAAACGCATCCAGCAATTCATCATCCCGAAGGATTTTTCCCCGATACCCTATCCCGCCGTGAGCGGCTGCTACCTGCCTATTGAGGATATCGGCGGCGATTTCTATGACTGCTATTCACTCCCCAATGACAGATACGGTTTCCTTATCGCTGATGTCACCGGCCACGGCATTCCAGCCGCCCTGGTCATGTCCATGGCAAAGATGATCTTCAGCATTTACTCATCCCGCTATGATTCGCCCCACAGTTTGTTCGAATCGGTCAATGAGCAGATGAACGGTCTTCTCCTTGATACGCAGTACATAACAGCCTTCCTTGTCTTTTACGACAGCAAGGCCAAGACGATCCACTATTCCAATGCCGGCCACACCAGGGCCCTCTATTATCGCGCCTCAAAGAAGAAGGTTCACGCCCTTGACACCAAGGGCTTCTTCATCGGTCTGGCCAAGGATACATCCTATGAAGAAAAAATGCTGCCGGTGGAGCCGGGTGACAAGTTGCTCTTGTACACGGACGGCATAAGCGAGATAAAGAATTATGAGGGAGAAGAATTCGGAGAGACCCGATTGGCTAAATTTATTTCAGAAAAATTCTCGATCAAGGGTGACGGTTTCTGCAAGGCACTCCTTGATGAAGTGAAGTCCTTTTCACCCCTTGAGAACAGGGTTGATGATATAGCCTTTCTGAACATCGAGTTTTAA